One segment of Erigeron canadensis isolate Cc75 chromosome 2, C_canadensis_v1, whole genome shotgun sequence DNA contains the following:
- the LOC122588780 gene encoding E3 ubiquitin-protein ligase ATL6-like produces the protein MNPMNNNNCSNTSTKCIFLLISLLLSFTFVKSQPTPPPDGYPYAKFSPSMAIIIVVLVAALFFMGFFSIYIRRCSNDGGSSIRGALSMHRAARLAAVSRGLSSEVLETFPTFAYSAVKGLKIGKGALECAVCLNEFDDEETIRLIPKCDHVFHAECIDAWLENHVTCPVCRSNLVPQPGEITQQQQLPNDLTHDETSNSQNPDGVTASDELDNINGLNSVSIPIDETPVLKRNQSAKPERAPRSNSVSRILEKFRSHSTGHSLVQPGENTDRFTLRLPDEIRKQMISNALLNRSGSTVRMPAGEGSTKKGYRTGEGSSKGRSYKRMGSLDRVTNRLDRWPSFLSRAFSVRPQKVVSDNAGPSTSTSTADDVPLNNVGPKSDDPGMKRPPV, from the coding sequence atgaatccaATGAATAATAACAATTGTTCAAATACATCAACCAAGtgtattttcttattaatttcaTTACTATTATCATTTACATTTGTGAAATCTCAACCTACACCACCACCGGATGGCTATCCGTACGCCAAGTTCAGCCCATCGATGGCTATTATCATCGTCGTCCTCGTCGCCGCTCTTTTTTTCATgggttttttttcaatatacatACGTCGATGTTCTAACGACGGCGGGTCAAGTATCCGTGGCGCTCTTTCTATGCACCGTGCAGCCCGGTTAGCCGCGGTTTCTCGCGGGCTTAGTTCAGAGGTTCTTGAAACATTTCCGACTTTTGCTTATTCAGCTGTAAAGGGATTGAAAATCGGTAAAGGTGCGTTGGAATGTGCGGTTTGTTTGAATGagtttgatgatgaagaaaCGATTCGTTTGATTCCGAAatgtgatcatgtttttcacGCTGAGTGTATTGATGCTTGGCTTGAGAATCACGTTACTTGCCCGGTTTGCCGGTCTAATCTTGTCCCTCAACCGGGTGAAATTACTCAGCAGCAACAATTGCCTAATGATTTAACACACGATGAGACGAGTAATAGTCAGAATCCAGATGGAGTTACAGCATCAGATGAATTGGATAATATAAACGGTTTGAATTCGGTTTCGATTCCTATAGATGAGACTCCGGTACTTAAAAGAAATCAGAGTGCTAAACCGGAAAGAGCTCCACGATCAAACTCTGTGTCGCGGATACTTGAAAAGTTTAGATCGCACTCAACCGGGCATTCACTGGTTCAACCGGGTGAAAATACTGACCGGTTCACTTTAAGATTACCGGATGAAATAAGGAAGCAAATGATCAGCAATGCTTTACTGAACCGGTCTGGAAGTACGGTAAGGATGCCGGCCGGTGAAGGAAGTACTAAAAAAGGGTACAGAACCGGTGAAGGAAGTAGCAAAGGAAGGTCTTACAAACGTATGGGAAGTTTAGACCGGGTGACTAACCGGTTGGACCGGTGGCCCTCTTTTTTATCACGGGCGTTTTCAGTTAGGCCACAAAAAGTAGTGTCGGATAACGCTGGGCCGTCGACGTCAACATCAACGGCAGATGACGTGCCTCTTAATAACGTCGGGCCAAAAAGTGATGACCCCGGTATGAAAAGACCGCCGGTTTAG